The Myxococcales bacterium genome includes the window TCGCGGTGCCTCGTACGCGCACGCGCGCGCGCGAGTCGACTGGTACATCGGCGTATCTGGCGTCCACGCCTCGGCGCTGGCCGATGGTGCTGCTAGGTGCGATCTGTCTCGTTGCGGTCGCGGTGGCTGCGCTTTGGTTGCAAGCGCGAGGGGGCAGGGCCGCAACCAGCGATCAGCCCGTCGCCGTGCCGAGCAACTTGCAAGATGCGGCAAGCGGCGGCGCCGGCCTCGCGCTCCCAGATGCCGCCACGCCAGATCCCATCGTCGATGCCATGGCGTCGCCGAAAGATGCCGCCATCGCGATCGTGCCGCCACCAGTAGATGCGGCAATCGCCGACGCGCCACCGCCAACGACAGATCGCGAAATCGAGCTTGAGGACAGCGGCGACGCTGGCACCACCGAGCCCTATCGCAAGCACCTCAGCGAGGCGAGGGCACGGCTCGAGCAAAGCGATCTACCGCGCGCCCGCCTCGCCATCGAGAAATCACTCGCTGCTAAGCGCACCGCGCGCGCGCTGCTGGTCAAGGCGGATATTTTGCGGCGCCAAGGCGAAAATACCAAGGCATTGGCCACGATCGACGAAGCCCTCGCGATGTCCAGCAACTACGCCAATGCGTGGGACGCGCGCGGCCGCCTGCTGTGGTCGCTCGGCCGCAAGGCCGAGGCCCGCGCGGCGTGGGGCGAATATCTGAAGCGCAAGCCGACTGGTGATACGGCCGAGCGAATCCGCGAGATTATAGGTCCTTGACCATGACGTCAAAGTTGCTTCGGCGCTACACCACGGGCGCATGTTGATCCTGGGGCTGGAGAGCTCGTGCGACGAAACCGCCGCCGCGGTGGTGCGGGGCCGTGGCGCGCGCGGGCACGTGCTCGCCGACGTCGTCGCGAGCCAGCACGACGTGCACCGGCCGTTTGGAGGCGTCGTGCCCGAGCTGGCGTCGCGCGCACATATTGAGCATGTGATTCCAGTCGTGGACGCGGCGCTCACGGCAGCGGGCGTGACGCTCGCCGACCTTGACGCAATCGCCGTGACCTGTGGGCCGGGCCTCATCGGCGCCTTGCTGGTCGCCGTGCAGACGGCCAAGGCGATGGCGTATGGCGCAGGCAAGCCGCTGGTCGGCGTGCATCACCTCGAAGGTCACATGAGCGCCATCTATCTTGAAGAACGCGCGCCGCCGATGCCGCATCTGGCGCTCATTGTGTCGGGCGGGCACACCTCGCTGGTGCTAGTTACCGACCACGGCAGCTACGGCGTGCTCGGGCAAACGCGCGATGACGCCGCGGGCGAGGCCTTTGATAAGGGCGCCAAGTTGCTTGGGCTTGGCTATCCCGGCGGGGTGCTGATCGACCAACTAGCCAACGGTGGCGATCCGCAGGCGATTTCATTTCCGCGCGCGATGCTGCACAAAGAGAGCAATCTAGATTTTTCGTTTAGCGGCCTGAAGACCGCGCTGCTGCACTGGGTGCGCGCCAACGGCGTGCCGGGCTCACCCGCGAGCACGGCGACCACCGCCGTTGCGCAAACGCAAAGCATGCAGGACGTTTGCGCGAGCTATCAGCACGCCATCGTGGAAGTCCTAGTGCGCAAGACGCGCGCCGCCGTCGAGGCGACCGGGGTTGCGGCGGTGCAGCTATGTGGCGGCGTCGCGGCCAACAGCGCGCTGCGTGCGGGCATGGCGCAGGCAGGGCTGGCCGACGGCTTTGAGCTCTTCGTGCCCAAACCTAGCCACTGCACCGACAATGCCGCGATGATTGCCATGCGCGGCTATTTTCGATTTGCCGCTGGTGGTCGCGATGAGCTCACGCTCGATTCGCGCGCCAATTGGCCGCTACCGCATGCGACGCCACAATGGGTGAGGGGCGCATGACCATGTTTCCCACTGCGCACGAGCTGCTGGCCAAATACGGGCTGCGTGCCAAGAAGTCGTTTAGCCAGAATTTCTTGACCTCTGATCGCGTGTTTCGCGCCATCGTCGACGCCACCGTGCAGTCAGAAATGGACTGGGTGGTCGAGGTTGGCGCCGGCATTGGCACGCTCACCGCGCGCCTAGCCCAACGCGCCTATGAGGGTAAGGTCATCGCGCTCGAACGCGATCCCGACATGATCAGCGTGTTACGAGGCGAGCTTGGGCAACACGACGTGGTCCACATCGAGCCGTGCGACGCGCTCGCCTACAACTATGAAATGGCCGCAAAGTGGGCGGCGGGTCCCATCGCGGTCTGCGGCAATTTGCCATATCACATCGCCGCGCCGCTCATCTTCCGCATCATGGAGGCGCGCGCGCATGTCAGTCGCTTGGTCGTTATGGTGCAGCGCGAGATGGCTGACCGCATCGTCGCCGTGCCCGACACGCGCGCGTATGGCGCGATGAGCGTCATGCTGCAGACCTACGCCGACGTAAAAATGGTGGCCAAGGTCGCCGCGGGCTCGTTTGTGCCGCCGCCTAAAGTTGAGTCAGCGGTGGTGCAGCTAACGCCGTTGCCGGAAGGCCGTGGCCGCTTTGACGTCGATGAAACCCACTATCATATGGTGGTGCATGCCGCCTTTGCGCAACGGCGCAAGACGCTGCGCAACTCGCTGCAGTCCGCGTTTTCGGGCGACGACGTCGCGGCCGCGCTTAGCCAGACCGGCCTCGATGGAGGCCGGCGCGCCGAGACCCTGAACCTCGCCGAATTTGGCCAACTGGCGGCAGCGTTGCCGGATCTAAAGCGGACCAATTAGCAATCTATGCCCGAGTTGCCCGAAGTCGAAACGGTGCGGCGAACGTTGGCGCCGGCGCTTGGCATGCGCGTTGATGCCGTCTTCGCATCCGGCCAAGCGTTGCGCGGTAAAGCGGTCCGCCGCGCGGAGCTGACGCCGCTCATCGGCGCTGCCTTGCGTGCCATTGATCGGCGCGGCAAATATCTCGTGCTGCAATTTGGTGCCCGCGCGATTATCGCGCATCTCGGCATGAGTGGGCGACTGTTGTGGAGCGCCGCCAGCGTGCCACGCCCCAAGCACACCCATGCCGTGCTGGCCGACGGGTGCGGTCACGAGCTGCGATTCGTCGATCCGCGGCGCTTTGGCCAATTTGAGGTCGTGATGACGCCCGCGTTGGCGGCGCACCCATCGCTCGCACCGCTTGGCGTTGATCCGATTGCCGAAGGCCTCGCGGGCGCGCAACTCGCCGCGCTCGCGCGCGCGCGCCGCACGCCAATCAAATCGCTACTGCTTGATCAAGCCGCGCTCGCCGGTGTCGGCAACATTTACGCGTCCGAAGCGCTGTGGCTAGCCAAGGTGCATCCCCTACGCGCGGCAAACCGCCTCTCGGCACATGCCTACGATGAGGTCGCGCATGGGGTGGTGCAGGTGATGCGCGACGCGATCGAGAACCATGGCACGAGCCTGCGCGACTTTGTGAGCGGCACCGGCGAGGCAGGGGGCAATGCGGGCTATCTGCAGGTCTATGGCCGGGCCGGCAAGCCGTGCCTTCGCTGCGGCGTCGCGATCAAGTCATTTGTGGTTGCGGGCCGCAACACGTACTGCTGCCCCCGTTGTCAGCCCGCACCACGCCGGGGTAAGGTAACGACGCTTTGAGCCCGACCGACGAAGAGCTCATGCTGCGCTATCAGGCGGGTGAGGTTCGCGCCTTTGACCAGTTGCTCGAGCGCTATAAGCGCCCCCTGTTTCAATTCATTTATCGCAGCGTCGGTTCGCAGGCGGCCGCGGAGGACGTACTGCAAGACACCTTCATGCGCGTCATTCGCATGAACCAAAGCTATCAACAGCAAGCCAAATTCTCGACGTGGCTCTATACCATCGCGCGCAACCTGTGCGTTGACTTCGCGCGGCGCGGCAAGCATCGCAACCATGCCTCGCTCGACGCACCCATGGGAGGCGATGACGCAAGCACGCTGCTCGATCGGCAGGCGGCGCCTGGTGGCGGGCAAGACGCGCTGCTGGGCGATGCCGAATTTAGCGCCGCCTTGCAGCGCCTCTTGGCGCAGTTGCCGCAAGATCAGCGCGAGGTCTTTGTTATGCGCGAGCTGCAAGATTTGTCGTTCAAGGAAATCGCCGACATTACCGGCAGCTCCGAGAACACCGCGAAAACCGCATGCGCTACGCGCTCGAAAAACTGCGCGGTGGGCTGGCCGAATTCTTAGTCGATGCGTAGCTCGTGCGTTACGTAGGTCGCGAGAAACGGATACGGCCATGACCTTCGCGCCTCCGGCAGCAGGCGGCCATGCAGCTTGGCATAGGCGACGAGAAACGCGCGCGTGGCGTCGTTCAGATAGCCGCCTCCGCGGATCTCTCCGAAGTCGTCGGCATAGCGCGCGCAGATCTCGGCATAAAGCGCGTCCCGCTTGGCCTTGGCGATCACCGAGGCCGCCGCCACGGCGATGTGCACGTCCTCGCCGCCATTATGGGCCTCAAGCGCGGGATGCCGTGAGCTAAGCGGTCCAAACACCGCTGTCCCGTCGGCGACGATGCGGGCACACGGTCCACTGCGCTGCTCGGCGCGTACGATCAAGGCCGTCGCAAGCTCGCGCTCGAGCACGTTGAGCTCGCCGCGCGTGACGCGCTCATCGATGACCTCCACGGTCGCGACCTCAAGCTGCGCAAAGTCGGCAATGTCGCCAATGGCCGCGGCTAGCTCGGCCCGCCGCGACTTGGCGCGCGCGCCAGCACCGAACGACTTGCTATCGGCAACGCCGAGGGCGCGCAGCCGCAGTGCCTGCGCCTCGGTGACGGCGACCGCGGCAACGACCATCTCACCGATCGCCGGCCCGCGGCCAGCCTCATCAATGCCCAGCGTAATCACGCTTGCACGACGCCGTGCTGATTGATGATGGCGTTCTCGGCGTCGCGGACGCAGGCCGCGCCGCGCCACACCACCGCGTGGCGCAGCGTCACATGCGGCGCCACACGCGCGCCGGCGCCAACGACCACGTACGGCCCAACCACCGCGCCTTCGCCGATGCGCGCACCCGCCGCGATGCGCACGGGTTCGCGAATGACCACGTCGGCGGCAATTTCGGCGCGAGGGTCGACGCCTGTGAGCGTCGCGGGCGGATGGCGCAGCACGACGCGGTCGAGCATTGCCCAATTGCTGGCGAGATAGCGCTGCGGTGTTGAGTGCTCGGCGAAGTAGCCGTCGCGATGTACGTAGGCCCCAACGTGCGCGCCGCCGCGCAACCATGGCAAATAGCCTTGCCGCACCATGCACGCCTCGCCATCGGGTAGCCGCGCGACCACCGATGGCCGCGTGATGTGGACGCCGCAAAACATATGCCGACCCGCCCCGAGAATATCCTCGACCCGCGGTACATCGCCCGCCGTATCGACCTGCACGGCGCCCCAAGCCGCGGCATCGTCGACGGGCTGCACGACCATCATGCCGAGGCTGCCGTGGGCGCGCTCGGCGATCGCAAACTGCGCGCGCAACGCGGCCACGTCAAAATCGAAAATTAGCTTGCCATTGCATGAAATAAACGGCTCGTCGGTGCCCTGCGGATCAAGCAGCGACAAGGCGTGCTTGAGGCCACCGCCCGTGCCGAGAATGGTCTCTTCCTGGCTATAGCTGAGGTTGGCGCCGAAGGCGCGGCCATCGCCAAGCTCGCGCTGAAACACGTCGCCGCGATGGTGGAGGTTGATAACGATGTCGGTGATGCCGTGCGCGACGAGATTGGCGATGCCATAGCGAACGATGGGGATATCGCACACCGGGAGCATCGGCTTGGGGCAATCATCGGAAAGCGCCCCCAGGCGCGTGCCATATCCCGCGCAGAGCAACATGGCCTTCATGGGCGGCATCCTACATGGTTTTTGACATCGCCACAAAGCGCCGCTCCACCTGCGCGCCACAAGCGTGGATGTAAAAACGATCGGCATTGGTCCACGGGATCACGGTGTAGGCCTGCATCGCCGCCAGCTTGCGCACGGCCGCGAGCAGCAGCGCGGTAGCAATGCCACGGCCACGATGAGCGGGCAGGGTGCCGGTGGGGCCAAACCAGTTCAGCGCGGCATTGTTGCCGCCGGTCGCGGCGAACCCAACGATGTCGCCAGCCGTCGTCCTCGCCAGCCAGAGCGCCTTTGCGCGCGCGCATTCATGGGCCCAGGCGTGGGAAAATTCGCCTCGAATGATCGGCAGCGCGGCCGCTCGCTGCGCGGCATCGGCTGACGAGATGGTAACGCCATGACGCGCGATCGCGGCGATCGCATGTGCCAACGCCGCCGCCGAGGGTGCGCCCGCACCTTGCAGCGGCACGCGCATGTTTAGGCACGACGCGCCGGGGCGGTAACCGCGGTGGATAAGCCACGCCCGCGCAACGGTATCGCTCGCGTCGATGCCGGGCAGCAAATAGTTGCCAGGTTCCGCATGCACATGCAGTGCGGCCGCGCCGCAGCCCGCTTCGACCGCTTGCAAGAGGCGACTGCCCAGGCCTTGGCGTCGCCACGCCGCGCCCACCGCGAGCACGCGCAGATACGCACCGCACCCGACGGCGACGCCGTGCACCTCGCCCCTAGCGCCGTGCGCGATCCAAATGGAGGAAGGTCCATGCGGCGACTCGCCGGTCAATTTTTCTAGCGCGACCAAAGCGGCCCATGGGCCATAGGCGTCGGCAATTAGCCGGGCGCACGCCTCAAGCGGCACGGCGTCCGCATCGACGCGTACGATGGTCGTGCGGCGCGCCGGCATGGCCGGCTATTGCTGGAGCTCGCAGTCAAATAAGACTTCGTCGGTAAGGACGTCGGTATAGATGGCGCGAATGGTGTCGGTGCCCGGGTCCAAGATAAGTTTGGTCGCCACTTGCGAACGCCCGTGGCCAAACACGAATTGGTCCTCCGGCAAGATCGTATCGATCGAAAGCCCATCCTCGTAGAGCAGGCCCAGCGGATTGACGTCGGACGCGCCTGGACCCACGGTGAGCTCCCACATATTGTCGAAGGCGCCATCATCCGCATCGCCCGGGCGATCGATGCGGCCGACGAAGCCCATGTGAATATCACCGGCGATGAACCATACGTTCTTGATGTCGCTATCCTTGATAAATTGCAGCAGCTCCGTGCGTTGCGCCGCATAGCCGCTCCAGCGGTCGTTAAGCGAGAGCGGCGTCATCCACGCGCCCGGCATCGCCGTCATGTTGACCGACGAAAACACGATCTTAAAGTGCGCCGTGGAGTTCGCCAGCGTGGTCTTGATAAATTCGAGTTGCGCCGGCGAAACAAACTCCGCAGCCGGCGTGCCCAGGGTCGAAGGCTTGCGCTCGCTACGTAGATCGGTCACGACGATGGTCGCGGTGTCGCCCCACTGATGCGATGTCCACACGCGGCTTGCTTCATCTCGGCGCCGGGCGACATGGCTAAAAAATGCATCTTGCGCGATCGCAAAGCGCGCCGGGTCAATCGTTTCTGGATCGTAGTTGTCGGTAACCTCGTGGTCGTCCCATGACATAAACCAGCTCGTCGAGGCCAAGAGCTCGCGATAGCCGGCCTGCGATAGTTGCGCTCCCCAACTCGCCGCATAGTCCTCTGCGGTGAGCGCCCCGTCGTTATAGACAATGTCACCCACGTGCAGCAGCAGATCTGCCGGCTCCTGCGCCATCTCCGACAACGCGACAAAAGGCACCAACTCGGCGAGCTCCGAAGGCGATGACGTGCCGACGCACGTGGTGGTGGCGAGCGTGAGCTGCTGCTTGCTGCCGGCTGGCGGCGCGGTCTTAACGCGACCGATGAGGCTGCGGCCGGCGTCGTTGTTCGCCGTGGTGAAAAAGCCGTAGGCATAAACGGTATCAGCGGCGAGGCCTTCGACGTCAACCTTGATCGCGCCGCTCGCGTCAGCGGTGGCCTCGGTTTCAAGCACCGTCATTGGCTCGCCATCGACGTCGCGCCAAACGCGCAAGGTGGCCATCGCCGCCGGCGCGGTATGCGTCCACGCGAGGAAGCCATCAAGCGTGGTCTCGCCGGCCTGCACCCCGAGTGGAAAAGCGACCAGATCCTCGGAAAGCGCGGTGTAATCAAACGCCGCTGCGGCGGCCCCGTCAATCGGTTGCGGATCAAGGCCCGCGGTCGTCGGCGACGCCGGACCGCGCTTGGTTACGCGCGGCACTAGATCGCAATTGACGCCAACTGGCCCAGCATCGTCTTTGTCGCAGCCGGCGTGCGTCATGAGCAAGGCCGTGGCGGTCGCAATCATTTTAGCTACGTGTGCGCGAGACATGGGGCTCCTTGCGGCCAACCGTCCCAAGACGGCGCTGCCGGCGCAGCCTATCCACAAGCAGCCTAAAGGGCAATATGAAGCAAATATTCAATGTTGCCGGCGGGCCCCGTGATGGGCGAAGGCACGACGTCGCTGGTTGTCCAGCCCGCCGCGCGACATATCGCACAAATGCTGGCAACCGCCGTGTCGCGATCCTCCTGGCGCACCGCGACGCCGCCGACCAGCGCCTCGCGAGGCAGCTCGAATTGCGGCTTGATCAACGCGATGATCGTGCGCGCGCGCCCAGCGCCGGCGTCTGCGAGCAGCCCCGCGACCGCGGGCAAAACGGCGCCCAGCGAGATGAACGAGACATCGATGACCGCAAGCTGAGCGCCGGCAACGGCGGCGGGTGCGACGTCGCGAATATGCTGCCTGTCCATCACCACGACGCGCGGGTCTTGCTGCAGCGACCACGCGAGCTGGCCGTACCCCACGTCGATCGCGTAGACGCGGGCTGCCCCACGACGAAGCAGCACCTCGGTGAAGCCGCCCGTCGAGGCGCCGACATCGAGCGCAATCGCGCCTGCGACATCGAGCTTATAAACGTCAAGCGCGTGCGCGAGCTTGAGCGCGCCGCGCGATACATAGTCATGCGCCTCGGCGCGGAGGCGCAGCGCGGCATCGATGGGCAGCATCACCCCGGGCTTGTCGACCCGATGATCGCCATGGAGCACCTCGCCCGCCATGATCATCGCCGCGGCCTTGGCGATGTCCGGCGCCAGGCCTTGCCGCACCACGACCACGTCGGCTCGCGCCTTGGCAACCTTGCCGCCTTTGGCCGCCAAGCCTTACCGCCCGCGCCGCGCGCGAATTGCGCGGATCTCGATTTTGGCTTCTTGGTGGCTTGGTTGGCGCGCCAAGACGCGCTGAAAATAAGTCATGGCTTCGTCGAGGCGGCCCTCGATGCGCGCGATCCGGCCGAGGAAAAATGGCACCGACGCGCCATTGGGAGCTAGCTTAAGCGCGTGTTCAAACATTGGCTGAACCTTGGCTAGCGCGGCAACGCGGTCCGTCGCCGCCACCCAGATGCACCACCCCTTGTAAGCGAGGTACTCGCCTTCCTTGTCGTTGAGCGCGATGGCGCGCTCGAATTCTTGCAAGGCGGTGCGAAAATCCTCGCTGCGCAGCGCGTGCTCGCCGCGATGGAAGGCCTCTTCGGCGGCAATCATCGCCGCCGTGGCTTTTTGCAGCTCGGCTTGCTTTTGCCGCATCGCCGCGCTGCCGCCGGCCTTGAGCACTTCGTGGTATTCGACGCGCTTGGCCTTATCCGAGAGCACCGCGAAGGCGAGGTTGATCTGTGCAAAGACTTTCTCCGCCGCGCGCGTTTCATCGTCGATGCCAAGCGCGGCGATCTTGTCAGGATGCAGCTGCCGCGCCAGCGCGAAGTAGGCCTTGGCAATCGCGGCATCTTGCGCGGCGCGGTCAAGCCCAAGGAGTTCATAGTGGTCGCCGCCGCGCTCGACGATCGCCATTTTCTCGTTGATCAAGATTTCGGCCGCCGCGGCGTTGCTGGTCTGATCGGGTCCGCCGCTCTGGCTCGGCATGCGCCGGCCACCGCCATAGAGACGGCCTTGGTCGGTCACTGACGGCACGCGATGAACCCCAGATTGCGTGCCCGCGCGCGGCACCGGGTGAACGCCCGAATATGGCGTGGCCGAGGGCACCGGCCGTACCCCAGAGTGGCCGCTGCTTTGGTTGCCCAGTGAAGCGGTGCGCTGGCGATGCGTCGGCGCACCTTGCGTAACGTTGAGTAAGCCGCCACAGAGCAGGGCGTACATCACCGCGCCGACCAACGTTGGATCGGTTTGCGGACAGCGGCGACAGATTTGATCGAAGGTCGCCTCGCGGGCCAATGCCTCGACCACAAGCTGTTCGACTGGCGACAACGCAAAGGGTCCAAGCGCGGTGTCGTCGCTCACCGGCAAGACAAACACGTCGCCAAAACGCGCGACCTCTACCCGCGCGCGTTCCTGCGTAAAGTGCTGTCGCGCGCCGACCATAATGATGGTCCTGATATCAAGGGCGAGCGACTCGGCGGTGTCGATGCTGGTGCGATCGTCCACCTGCAGCGCGCCTTGTTCGACCTGAAACGTCCGCGCCGCGGCCTGCGCGATGGCGCGCCGGCGCAGGCGCGCGGTATCTTGCATTGACAGGCCGGCAAGCCGCCCGACCGCGTCGGCTTCGGCGCGCGTGCCAGTGACCTTGCCGGCCAACGATGCCACCTGCGCTGCCGAAACGACTTGCGACTGCGCGGCCAAACGCAGCGCACCGTCGGCGGCGTACGGGCTCTCGCCGCCGACGAGCAGGCCTTGATGCAGCGCAAGCCGCACATCCTTGCCCGCGACGTTAATCGCGATCTCGCCGCTAAAGGCCTTGCTCGCCAGCCGCCAAAGCAGGCCGCCCCAAGGCCTATCAGCCAGATCACCCTGGTGCACGATGCTCATCGCGGCGCTCCCGGCGGAGGGCGCCTGGTGGGACGTTTCCGCACCCTAATTGCGTACGCAACCCCCGCCGCGCAAAACGCGAGCAGCAAGGCCGACATGATGCCAGGGGAGACCGTCAAAAGGATAGGCATGGCACGCATAGGGTCGCGGGTCGCGACCGGCTTAAAAGCGTAGCGTTTTAGTGGGCGCGGGAAAACCCTGCATCGCCAAGTATTGCGTACAATTGGCGCAATGAGCTCCACTTTCGCCCTCGACGGCAAGCGGCTGCGATTTGCGGCGGACACCCACATTGGACGCAAACGTGAGCACAACGAAGACTCGGTGGCGTTGCCCGATGGCATGCGCGTCGCGATCGTCGCCGACGGCATGGGCGGGCACGCTTCGGGGGAGGTGGCCAGCCGCATGGCGGTAGATGTCGTCACCAACTATTACCGTCGCACCGCCGATACGCAGACGCTAACGTGGCCGTACAAGGTCGACCGCGACCTGCGCGCCGAAAGCAATCGGATGACCTCGGCGATCATGCTCGCCAACCTCGAAATCTGGGAGCGCGCGCAAAAGGAAGGCAAATCCAAAGGCATGGGCACCACCTGCGTCGCGATGAGCGTGCTCGACGACGCCGTGGTCATTGGCCACGTCGGCGATAGCCGCGTGTACCGGCTGCGCGCCAATGCCCTGCGCCAAATCACCGAGGATCACTCGCTCATCAACGACTACGTCAAGATGAAGCGCGTGACGGCCGAGGAGGCCGAGTCGTGGCCGCAAAAAAACGTCATCGTCCGTGCCCTTGGCATGAAGGAGAGCGTGCAAGTGGACATCTTAGTCGAGGTGCCGATGATCGGTGACATCTACCTGCTGTGCAGCGATGGCCTGACCGGCATGCTGAGCGACGCGCAAATCGCGCACATCTTGCGCGCCGAGCGCGATCTCGACGTCGCGGTTACCACGCTGATAGAGGCTGCCAACGAAGAGGGCGGCAACGACAACATTTCAGTCGTGCTGGCGCGGATCGAGGAGGCCGCTTGAAGCTAGTGCGCAGCCCGCGCGCTGCACACACGGCTTACCTCGCGCTGGCTGGGCTTTTGGCCGCAGGCCTGCTGGTGCTGAGCTGCTCATCGCCATCGTCACCGCCAAGTGGCACGCCCACCGGCGCCGCCATCGCGCCACTTTCCGAGGTCGAGCGCACGCGCTCGGTAGAAGCCTGCGACGCCTACGTTGCGGCGCTCTGCGGCTGCGCCAAGGCTAAGCCCGAGCTGCAAGCGACCTGTGATTTAGACCTATCGCTGCAACAAGGCGTTTCGCACATGCTGACCGTTGAGGGCTCGGTGCGCGACACCGAAAAGCGCAAGATGGCGCAGCATCAATTGCGCCGCATGACGGCGACGTGTGTCGAGCGGTTGGCGCAGCTGCCCGCCCAGGGCTGCCCCTCAGCTGTGCCCTAGCGTGGCGTGGGACGCCGTCGCTTGCGCCTGCCTCTTAAAGCCGCTACAGCTGGGGACGGCAAGGAGCACACATGAGGTGGCAAGGATCAGATAAGGGGCGGCGCGACGATATTCAAGACGTGCGCGGCACGCGGCCCGCGCGCGGCGGCGCGATGAAGCTTGGCGGCGGCAGCATCATCGTCGTGATCATTGCGGCGGTGCTCAGCCAGGTGACCGGGATCAATCTCATGGGCCTGGTCGGCGGCGGTGGTGGCAGCGGTGGCGGCACCGGCGGCGGAACGTCTGCGCCGGCGCAAACCGATGTGGCGGTCGAAGAAACCGAGCAAACGCGCGAGATG containing:
- a CDS encoding Stp1/IreP family PP2C-type Ser/Thr phosphatase is translated as MSSTFALDGKRLRFAADTHIGRKREHNEDSVALPDGMRVAIVADGMGGHASGEVASRMAVDVVTNYYRRTADTQTLTWPYKVDRDLRAESNRMTSAIMLANLEIWERAQKEGKSKGMGTTCVAMSVLDDAVVIGHVGDSRVYRLRANALRQITEDHSLINDYVKMKRVTAEEAESWPQKNVIVRALGMKESVQVDILVEVPMIGDIYLLCSDGLTGMLSDAQIAHILRAERDLDVAVTTLIEAANEEGGNDNISVVLARIEEAA